A stretch of Pseudoprevotella muciniphila DNA encodes these proteins:
- a CDS encoding endonuclease/exonuclease/phosphatase family protein — translation MAKKKDDKEKNGGFIDVFNIMKQLLFVLSVVSASLLTLCSLSVFVNPVRMPWLGVFQLLFPVFLISTVVFILLCLIFVRSKVWLPALILLLNFFSIRNYIPFNIPAETPMGSIKVMTYNTMGFALGKTEKDGRDMMAKYIGDQDADIICLQETAIHHDYFTNKIKKEIERGRTMYLDSISNQTEDISPITCFSKYPIVGKKLLVRQKGNVCAAFELLLAPGDTLSVVNCHLSSMDLSDDEKSGVSGIIHNEDSERAGEAKKSVVMLTTKISVASVKRAEMVEKVCKYLSENRGKNIILMGDFNDTPISYAHQRFSYYLTDCYVASGQGFGRSFNKNSMVVRIDNIFCSAQWKPYNCYVDNSILWSDHYPMICYLKRD, via the coding sequence GTGGCAAAAAAGAAGGACGATAAAGAGAAAAATGGCGGTTTCATCGATGTTTTCAACATAATGAAACAACTCCTTTTCGTGCTCTCCGTAGTGAGTGCATCGCTACTGACGCTCTGCTCGCTCAGCGTCTTTGTCAATCCTGTCAGAATGCCTTGGTTGGGCGTTTTCCAACTGCTCTTTCCCGTCTTTCTCATCTCCACGGTGGTCTTCATCTTGCTCTGCCTTATCTTCGTGCGCTCAAAGGTATGGCTGCCGGCACTGATTCTGCTGCTCAATTTCTTCAGCATAAGAAACTATATCCCCTTCAACATCCCAGCCGAGACACCGATGGGCAGCATAAAAGTGATGACCTACAACACCATGGGCTTCGCACTCGGCAAGACAGAAAAGGACGGGCGCGACATGATGGCAAAATACATCGGCGACCAGGACGCGGACATCATTTGCCTGCAGGAAACAGCCATACACCATGACTATTTTACAAACAAAATAAAAAAAGAAATAGAACGCGGCAGAACGATGTATTTGGACTCCATATCCAACCAGACGGAAGACATCAGTCCCATCACCTGCTTCTCTAAATACCCCATCGTGGGCAAGAAACTGCTGGTCAGGCAGAAAGGCAATGTATGTGCTGCGTTCGAACTGCTGCTGGCACCCGGCGATACCCTCAGTGTGGTGAATTGTCACCTCTCGTCAATGGATTTGTCCGACGACGAAAAATCCGGCGTCTCCGGAATCATCCACAACGAGGACAGCGAGAGGGCAGGGGAGGCGAAAAAGAGTGTCGTCATGCTGACCACAAAAATAAGCGTAGCATCGGTGAAACGGGCAGAAATGGTGGAGAAAGTGTGTAAATACCTGAGCGAAAACCGCGGCAAAAACATCATCCTCATGGGCGACTTCAACGACACACCAATCAGTTATGCCCACCAGCGCTTTTCCTATTATCTCACCGATTGCTATGTGGCATCAGGACAAGGTTTCGGACGCTCGTTCAACAAAAACTCCATGGTAGTGCGCATAGACAACATCTTCTGCAGCGCACAGTGGAAACCCTACAACTGCTATGTTGACAATAGCATTTTGTGGTCAGACCACTACCCCATGATCTGCTACCTGAAGCGAGACTGA
- a CDS encoding type I restriction endonuclease subunit R: protein MKFNEATRVQMPAMVHLTRLGYKYFGKIHEETKGIVYDGDTNILLEVFKKKFEDLNPGHEGEFLQLLRDIRRELNDDDLGRGFYKRLKSVSPVRLIDFENPLNNEFHFTAEFTCKNGQDEFRPDITLFVNGLPLCFVEVKKPNNHGGMVAESTRMNKERFPNKKFRRFINITQLMIFSNNMEYDALGGIVPIQGAFYCTGARKFAPFNCFREENPSSMKVAPYNKDFPYLNIDRNTEKKILSDYNCQVIHTSPEYQTNLGENTPTNRILTSMCSPERLLFILQYGIAYVRMEREVDGKIESTDQKHIMRYQQMFAALAIRKKLSEGVKSGVVWHTQGSGKTALSYYLTYILNDFYAKQNKVAKFYFIVDRLDLLEQAKQEFEARGLIVATANTRAELMAQFRQNQAQQGASGQAEITVVNIQRFAEDKEKVNITDYATNLQRIFILDEAHRGYKPGGCFLANLFDADKESIKIALTGTPLLREERASCKVFGDYLHTYYYDRSIADGYTLKIIREDIETSYREKLTQVYDKLDTLVEKKEITKGDIIQHDNYVNELLRYIINDLINFRTVQGDNTLGGMIICETSRQAEKLFANFDDIQKEIDPKLNLKAGLILHDHEDKEVRKQIVKDFKKNMTIDVLIVFNMLLTGFDAPRLKRLYFGRKLKDHNLLQAITRVNRPYKDMRYGFLIDFADIKRNFDETNEAYLQELNRFNDVKETGEGNNTDTFVQVIENKDEIVSQMKEIRQVLFEYSYDNAEEFSTEISTEEDKAVLLDLKKALTSAKNMSNIVRTFGDDDMKEKFAKVEISKLPELLSEVQHRIDIINQKEAFSVSDETKVLINEAMMDIEFNFNKIGTEELRLIAGGIELKEKWQRTISSFTNNIDQEDPEFVTLREAFMERFKEHGFVIDTIAKFNEETKALDDIIQRLQDLQKRNNALLKKYNGDSKFARVHKRIREVNKEREEKHQKPMFSFLDEEIMVILKIIKEDIDSKVYDRNDILKKDAYFNKTVLSLINGCLYQFPQIQPEMEDYKFIQQRISQQYINQYNATYGNA, encoded by the coding sequence ATGAAATTTAACGAAGCAACACGTGTTCAGATGCCTGCTATGGTACACCTAACACGGTTAGGATATAAATATTTCGGGAAAATTCACGAAGAGACCAAAGGTATAGTCTATGATGGCGATACCAATATTCTGTTGGAGGTGTTCAAAAAGAAGTTTGAGGATTTGAACCCCGGACACGAAGGAGAGTTTCTACAACTATTACGCGACATTCGTAGAGAGTTGAATGACGATGACCTCGGTAGAGGTTTTTATAAGCGTCTTAAGTCTGTTTCTCCCGTCCGCTTGATAGATTTTGAGAATCCTCTGAACAACGAATTCCATTTCACGGCAGAGTTTACGTGCAAGAATGGGCAAGATGAATTTCGACCTGATATTACCTTGTTTGTGAATGGTCTTCCACTTTGCTTTGTTGAAGTGAAAAAACCAAATAATCATGGGGGGATGGTTGCAGAAAGCACCCGTATGAACAAGGAGCGTTTTCCTAACAAGAAATTCCGCCGTTTTATCAACATAACCCAACTGATGATATTTTCCAATAACATGGAATACGATGCATTGGGTGGTATAGTGCCGATACAAGGGGCTTTTTATTGTACAGGAGCAAGGAAATTTGCGCCATTCAACTGTTTCAGGGAAGAAAACCCAAGCAGCATGAAAGTGGCACCCTACAATAAAGATTTTCCTTATCTCAATATAGATAGAAATACCGAGAAGAAAATTTTGAGCGACTATAATTGTCAAGTAATTCATACCAGTCCGGAATACCAGACAAATCTCGGAGAGAATACCCCCACAAACAGAATACTCACATCTATGTGCAGCCCTGAACGTTTGCTTTTTATTCTTCAATATGGCATTGCATACGTACGGATGGAGCGCGAGGTCGATGGTAAGATAGAATCTACAGACCAAAAGCACATAATGCGTTATCAGCAGATGTTCGCGGCATTAGCTATCAGAAAAAAACTATCTGAAGGCGTAAAATCAGGTGTGGTATGGCATACGCAAGGAAGTGGTAAAACAGCTCTTTCATACTATCTTACCTATATTCTTAACGATTTCTATGCAAAACAAAATAAAGTAGCCAAGTTTTACTTCATTGTTGACCGTCTTGACCTTCTGGAACAAGCCAAGCAAGAATTTGAAGCACGTGGTCTAATTGTGGCGACAGCAAACACAAGAGCGGAACTGATGGCACAATTCAGGCAGAATCAGGCACAGCAAGGAGCAAGCGGACAGGCAGAAATCACGGTAGTCAATATCCAACGTTTTGCAGAGGACAAAGAAAAAGTCAACATAACCGATTATGCAACTAATTTACAGCGCATCTTTATTCTCGATGAGGCACATCGTGGATATAAACCTGGAGGTTGTTTTCTTGCTAATTTGTTTGATGCAGACAAAGAATCTATAAAGATTGCTTTGACAGGTACTCCGCTACTGAGAGAAGAGCGAGCTTCCTGCAAGGTTTTTGGCGATTATCTTCATACATACTACTACGACCGTTCAATAGCAGACGGTTATACTCTGAAAATTATCCGTGAAGACATCGAAACATCATACAGAGAAAAACTTACTCAGGTTTATGATAAGCTTGACACCCTCGTTGAAAAAAAAGAGATTACAAAGGGTGATATAATTCAGCATGACAACTATGTCAACGAATTGCTTCGCTATATCATCAATGACCTTATAAATTTCAGGACAGTCCAAGGAGACAACACTTTGGGAGGAATGATTATTTGCGAAACAAGCAGACAGGCAGAAAAGTTGTTTGCAAACTTTGATGATATCCAAAAAGAAATAGACCCGAAGCTCAACCTGAAAGCAGGGTTGATACTTCACGACCATGAGGACAAAGAGGTAAGAAAGCAGATAGTCAAGGATTTTAAGAAGAACATGACCATTGATGTTTTGATTGTATTCAATATGCTTCTTACGGGTTTTGACGCTCCGCGCCTGAAACGGCTTTATTTTGGACGTAAGCTAAAAGACCACAACCTGCTTCAAGCAATTACGCGCGTGAATCGTCCTTATAAAGATATGCGTTATGGTTTCTTGATTGACTTTGCGGACATAAAGCGCAACTTTGACGAGACAAATGAGGCATACTTGCAAGAGTTGAACCGATTCAATGATGTGAAAGAAACGGGAGAAGGCAACAACACCGACACCTTTGTTCAAGTCATAGAGAACAAAGATGAAATTGTAAGTCAAATGAAGGAAATACGACAGGTGCTGTTTGAATATTCTTATGATAATGCTGAAGAATTCTCTACAGAAATATCTACAGAGGAAGACAAAGCCGTTCTGCTTGACTTGAAGAAAGCACTTACATCTGCCAAGAATATGTCAAATATTGTCCGCACTTTCGGCGATGACGATATGAAGGAAAAGTTTGCAAAAGTGGAAATATCCAAACTGCCCGAACTACTTTCTGAGGTGCAGCACCGTATTGACATTATCAATCAAAAAGAGGCTTTCAGTGTTAGTGATGAAACAAAAGTGCTAATCAATGAAGCCATGATGGATATTGAGTTCAACTTCAATAAAATAGGCACAGAGGAACTGAGACTAATAGCCGGTGGTATTGAGTTGAAAGAAAAGTGGCAGCGCACAATATCTTCTTTTACTAACAACATTGATCAAGAAGACCCTGAATTTGTAACTTTGCGCGAAGCATTCATGGAAAGATTCAAAGAACATGGCTTTGTAATTGATACCATAGCCAAGTTCAACGAAGAAACAAAAGCGTTAGATGACATCATACAAAGACTTCAAGACCTCCAGAAGCGCAACAACGCCCTTTTGAAGAAATACAATGGAGACTCTAAGTTTGCCCGTGTTCACAAACGCATTCGTGAAGTTAACAAGGAGCGTGAAGAAAAGCATCAGAAACCAATGTTCTCATTCTTGGACGAAGAGATTATGGTTATCCTAAAAATCATAAAAGAGGATATAGACTCTAAGGTTTATGACAGGAATGACATTTTAAAGAAAGATGCTTACTTCAATAAAACAGTGCTCTCCCTTATAAATGGATGCCTGTATCAATTTCCACAGATTCAACCCGAAATGGAGGATTACAAGTTTATCCAACAGAGAATATCACAACAATACATCAATCAATATAATGCCACTTACGGCAACGCATAA
- a CDS encoding HsdM family class I SAM-dependent methyltransferase, with protein MMTIKEKTLRLIDQLKSTCATYGMGNDGNEYKIITQVFLYKFLNDKFGYEIKNARSEIAKKIKAAEKWEIAYTELSENERLLLQSALSPDVPMLEPYHLISNLWNQQGRGDFDTIFDNTMTDIAEKNADIFSTQTTENTKIPLFETLTNFVTDTAQRAPFARALVDKLVNFSFEEAFAEHYDFFASIFEYLIKDYNTAGGGKYAEYYTPHAIATIMARLLVGDNADLHSMECYDPSAGTGTLLMALGHQIGEDRCTIFSQDISQRSNKMLKLNLLLNGLVSSLDNAIQGDTLVAPFHKSDDGQHLRTFDFVVSNPPFKMDFSDTREKIAAMPARFWAGVPKVPAKKKEAMAIYTCFIQHVINSLNETGKGAIVIPTGFIAAKSGIEKKILQHIVNEKIVYGCISMPSNVFANTGTNVSVLFFDNSRTAEKVTLIDASKLGEEYKEGNLKKRRLRDEEIDKIVSTFREQKAEDDFSVVVGYDEIKERGYSLSAGQYFDIKIEYVDITEEEFNSRIADYEATLKQQFEESHKLEEDIIQQLQQLQFNG; from the coding sequence ATTATGACAATTAAGGAAAAGACTCTCCGTCTTATTGACCAACTGAAGTCAACCTGTGCTACTTATGGCATGGGAAACGATGGAAACGAATATAAGATTATCACGCAGGTTTTTCTGTATAAGTTCTTAAATGATAAGTTCGGCTACGAGATTAAGAATGCCCGAAGCGAGATTGCAAAGAAGATAAAGGCAGCTGAAAAGTGGGAAATTGCATACACGGAACTGAGTGAGAATGAAAGACTGTTGTTGCAGAGTGCTCTTTCGCCGGATGTACCAATGTTGGAACCTTACCACTTGATTTCAAACCTTTGGAATCAACAGGGCAGGGGCGACTTCGATACCATTTTCGACAATACGATGACCGACATTGCAGAGAAGAATGCCGATATCTTCTCTACTCAGACAACGGAGAACACCAAGATTCCCCTCTTCGAAACGTTGACAAATTTTGTTACGGATACGGCACAACGCGCACCTTTTGCACGTGCCTTGGTTGACAAATTGGTGAATTTCTCTTTTGAGGAAGCTTTTGCAGAACACTATGACTTCTTTGCATCTATCTTTGAATATCTTATCAAGGACTACAACACTGCCGGTGGTGGCAAATATGCAGAGTATTACACACCCCACGCTATCGCAACCATCATGGCACGACTGTTGGTTGGCGACAATGCCGACCTTCACAGCATGGAATGTTATGACCCGTCTGCCGGTACGGGAACTTTGCTTATGGCTCTTGGTCATCAGATTGGCGAAGACCGTTGTACCATTTTCTCACAGGACATTTCCCAGCGTTCAAATAAAATGCTGAAATTGAATTTGCTTTTGAACGGGTTGGTGTCTTCGCTTGATAATGCCATTCAAGGCGACACTCTCGTTGCTCCTTTTCACAAAAGTGATGATGGCCAGCACCTCCGCACATTCGACTTTGTGGTAAGCAATCCACCTTTCAAGATGGATTTTTCCGACACACGCGAAAAAATTGCAGCGATGCCCGCACGGTTCTGGGCAGGCGTTCCCAAGGTGCCTGCCAAGAAGAAAGAAGCGATGGCAATTTATACTTGTTTCATTCAGCACGTCATTAACTCGCTGAACGAAACAGGCAAAGGGGCAATCGTCATTCCTACAGGCTTCATTGCGGCTAAGTCGGGCATTGAGAAGAAAATCCTGCAGCACATCGTTAACGAGAAAATCGTTTACGGTTGTATATCTATGCCTTCTAACGTGTTTGCCAACACAGGAACCAATGTTTCTGTTTTGTTCTTTGACAATTCACGCACAGCTGAGAAAGTAACCCTCATCGATGCAAGTAAACTTGGCGAAGAATATAAAGAGGGCAACTTGAAGAAGCGCCGTTTGCGCGATGAAGAAATAGACAAAATAGTTTCCACTTTCCGCGAACAAAAAGCTGAGGACGATTTCTCAGTAGTCGTTGGCTACGACGAAATAAAAGAAAGGGGCTATTCCTTGTCGGCTGGGCAATACTTCGACATCAAGATTGAGTATGTCGATATTACCGAAGAAGAGTTCAATAGTCGCATTGCTGACTATGAGGCAACACTCAAACAACAATTTGAGGAAAGCCACAAATTGGAAGAAGATATAATCCAGCAACTTCAACAATTACAATTTAATGGTTGA
- a CDS encoding restriction endonuclease subunit S, whose amino-acid sequence MVDMELRKYKLKDIAEIVNGATPSSSNADYYDGDVIWFTPKDLSDQKTKYIEKGERNLTLKGYESCSAKMLPAYSILMSSRAPIGLLSINVNPCCTNQGFKSLILNKEICDVDYLYYYLKYHMPEVESLGSGTTFKEVSKVALESLEVNLPSLQFQSKIAKILSLLDDKISLNREINRNLEALAKQLYDYWFVQFDFPNEEGKPYKSSGGKMVWNEKLKRDIPKGWENTTLGDFCEMYQPQTIGTNELVSNGLYRVYGANGIVGRYDKYNHEESEIAMACRGNSCGVLNRTMPYSWITGNAMVIRMRNNDCCNEFIKQALPYMNIAGAITGSGQPQLTRENLSAVSCIKPMKTILQAFSNKVTPIVSFQLQLTLENEELIKQRDELLPLLMNGQVSLNSDL is encoded by the coding sequence ATGGTTGATATGGAGTTAAGGAAATATAAATTAAAAGATATTGCAGAAATTGTCAATGGTGCGACACCATCTTCATCTAATGCCGATTATTATGATGGAGATGTGATTTGGTTTACACCAAAAGACCTTTCTGATCAGAAGACAAAATATATTGAAAAAGGAGAAAGAAATCTGACACTAAAAGGGTATGAAAGTTGTTCTGCAAAAATGCTGCCTGCATATAGTATTCTTATGTCATCACGTGCTCCCATTGGCTTATTATCTATCAATGTTAATCCATGTTGTACAAACCAAGGGTTTAAAAGCTTGATACTTAATAAAGAAATCTGTGATGTTGATTATCTTTATTACTATCTTAAATACCACATGCCTGAGGTTGAAAGCTTAGGTTCAGGAACAACATTTAAAGAAGTCTCTAAAGTTGCTCTTGAATCCTTGGAGGTAAATTTACCTTCTCTACAATTCCAGTCAAAAATAGCTAAGATATTATCTCTTCTTGATGACAAGATTTCTCTTAATCGGGAGATAAATCGGAATTTAGAAGCACTCGCCAAGCAGCTTTACGACTACTGGTTTGTGCAGTTTGATTTCCCAAATGAGGAAGGCAAGCCGTACAAATCGAGTGGTGGAAAAATGGTATGGAATGAGAAACTAAAACGTGATATTCCTAAAGGATGGGAGAATACAACATTAGGTGATTTCTGTGAAATGTATCAGCCACAAACTATTGGTACAAACGAGTTGGTTTCGAATGGACTTTATCGTGTTTATGGAGCGAACGGTATTGTAGGAAGATACGATAAATATAATCACGAAGAAAGTGAAATTGCGATGGCATGCAGAGGCAATAGTTGCGGAGTCCTAAACAGAACTATGCCTTATTCTTGGATAACGGGAAATGCAATGGTCATTAGAATGAGAAACAATGATTGTTGTAATGAATTTATAAAACAAGCCCTTCCATATATGAATATCGCTGGTGCAATAACAGGATCTGGTCAACCACAATTAACAAGGGAAAATCTGAGTGCGGTTTCTTGTATAAAGCCCATGAAGACTATTCTACAGGCTTTTTCAAATAAAGTCACTCCAATCGTTTCCTTTCAATTACAATTAACACTGGAGAACGAAGAATTGATTAAGCAGCGCGACGAACTCCTACCGCTCTTGATGAACGGTCAGGTGTCGCTAAATTCCGATTTATAG
- a CDS encoding restriction endonuclease subunit S, with product MKLKEYTIGQLAEVTRGTSLSGEFYSSEGKFIRLTGGNFDYQNNRFKHNTSKENLYYIGEVKDKYILKHNDIITPLTEQTPGLIGSTAFIPESGKYIQSQDVALVTPNESLLDKDFCFYLLSSNFVKKQLASGAQQTKIRHTSPDRIKQCKVFIPAIEEQKRIGKLLRHLDEKITLNIAINRNLATPDRSSRAVGVRRAA from the coding sequence ATGAAATTAAAAGAATATACAATAGGTCAGCTTGCAGAGGTTACTCGTGGCACAAGCCTTTCGGGAGAATTTTATTCTTCCGAAGGTAAGTTCATACGTTTAACTGGAGGCAATTTTGACTACCAAAATAATAGATTTAAGCATAATACTTCGAAGGAAAACCTATACTATATTGGAGAGGTAAAGGATAAATATATATTAAAGCATAATGATATAATAACTCCTTTAACAGAGCAAACTCCAGGTTTAATAGGAAGTACTGCATTTATTCCAGAAAGTGGAAAATATATTCAAAGCCAAGATGTCGCGTTAGTAACACCAAATGAGTCTCTTTTAGATAAGGACTTTTGTTTTTATCTATTATCTTCTAATTTCGTTAAAAAACAATTAGCATCAGGTGCACAGCAAACAAAAATCCGTCATACATCCCCTGATAGAATAAAACAATGTAAGGTTTTTATTCCTGCAATAGAAGAACAAAAACGGATAGGAAAACTACTTCGTCATTTAGATGAAAAGATAACCTTAAACATTGCTATAAATCGGAATTTAGCGACACCTGACCGTTCATCAAGAGCGGTAGGAGTTCGTCGCGCTGCTTAA